In Drosophila santomea strain STO CAGO 1482 chromosome 2L, Prin_Dsan_1.1, whole genome shotgun sequence, a single window of DNA contains:
- the LOC120458063 gene encoding MAGE-like protein 2, producing the protein MKYMLIFGLVAMCVLVANASEEAPKKAVETAEPAEKKQEKRGIGHGLGYGYGPSAGGAILGSGIGVGIPVAPVAAELPTQVHTNTVVRTVQVPYQVERHVPYPVEKTVTYPVKVPVPQPYPVEKIVHVPVKEIVKVPVEVPQPYPVEKVIRVPVKIPVDRPYTVHVDKPYPVPVEKPVPYTVEKRVIHKVPVHVERPVPYKVAVPVPVHVESHVKPAVAVTHTVAAAPAIISHGYSGHGISGYGISGHGISGHGISGHGISGHGISGHGISYGSSAHGGYLHKK; encoded by the coding sequence CTCATTTTCGGCCTTGTGGCGATGTGCGTGCTGGTGGCCAACGCCAGTGAGGAGGCTCCCAAGAAGGCCGTCGAGACCGCCGAGCCCGCCGAGAAGAAGCAGGAGAAGCGCGGCATTGGCCACGGCCTTGGCTACGGATACGGACCGTCGGCGGGTGGCGCCATCCTGGGATCCGGCATCGGCGTTGGAATTCCAGTGGCTCCCGTTGCCGCTGAGCTGCCCACTCAGGTGCACACCAACACCGTGGTGAGGACCGTGCAGGTGCCCTACCAGGTGGAGCGTCACGTACCCTACCCCGTCGAGAAGACCGTCACCTATCCCGTCAAGGTGCCCGTGCCCCAGCCCTACCCCGTGGAGAAGATCGTCCATGTGCCCGTCAAGGAGATCGTGAAGGTGCCCGTCGAGGTGCCCCAGCCCTACCCCGTCGAGAAGGTCATCCGTGTGCCCGTGAAGATCCCAGTTGACCGTCCCTACACCGTCCATGTCGACAAGCCCTACCCCGTGCCCGTGGAGAAGCCCGTGCCATACACCGTCGAGAAGCGTGTGATCCACAAGGTGCCCGTCCATGTGGAGCGCCCAGTGCCCTACAAGGTGGCCGTGCCCGTGCCTGTCCACGTTGAGAGCCACGTGAAGCCCGCCGTGGCCGTCACCCACACCGTTGCCGCTGCTCCCGCCATCATCAGCCACGGCTACTCCGGACACGGAATCTCCGGATACGGAATCTCCGGACACGGAATCTCCGGACACGGAATCTCCGGACACGGAATCTCCGGACACGGAATCTCCGGACACGGGATTTCCTACGGCAGCTCCGCCCACGGTGGCTACCTCCACAAAAAGTAG